One Dermacentor andersoni chromosome 6, qqDerAnde1_hic_scaffold, whole genome shotgun sequence genomic window carries:
- the LOC140219103 gene encoding uncharacterized protein, protein MEYVKPPEPLGLATNGGRTWKLFRQKFDFFLAATECSEKPRSEAAKTALFFSVAGEEALEVYHNFTFSEGEDKQDYATVIGKLEEYYVEQQNIIHERYVFRSRLQKDAEPFEQFLRALKRQAQFCNFGTLMDEMVPDQIVLGTNSQGLRDKMLMDKLLTLDKSVALCKAAET, encoded by the coding sequence ATGGAGTACGTAAAGCCACCGGAACCTCTGGGGCTGGCGACCAACGGAGGAAGGACGTGGAAGCTGTTCAGGCAAAAGTTTGATTTCTTTCTGGCAGCAACGGAATGCTCTGAAAAACCGAGGTCAGAGGCAGCGAAGACagcacttttcttcagcgtgGCTGGTGAGGAGGCCCTCGAAGTTTACCATAACTTCACGTTCAGCGAAGGCGAGGACAAGCAAGACTATGCGACTGTCATAGGTAAACTTGAGGAATACTACGTCGAGCAACAAAACATAATCCACGAGCGTTACGTCTTCCGCTCTCGACTCCAGAAGGACGCTGAACCTTTTGAACAGTTCCTTCGCGCGCTGAAAAGACAAGCACAGTTCTGCAACTTCGGAACGTTGATGGACGAGATGGTGCCGGACCAAATTGTACTTGGTACTAACTCCCAGGGGCTCCGAGATAAAATGCTAATGGACAAGTTGCTTACCCTGGATAAATCTGTTGCTCTATGCAAGGCGGCGGAAACGTGA
- the LOC140219102 gene encoding arylamine N-acetyltransferase-like encodes MELNNIFGRLLLTLGFKFNIRAARARWSRPMNSSLTPLTDMLLCVDLDEEGEYFADMGFGGGPNPFKALPVEGEAEPYRARRLEEDGNIEVAIKWTGRDGAWPTWRPLFDVFAPPQNWIDFVPVYWYLKLHPRSLLRHTLMVGRFDDDSWLMLVDDRFSRRSTIGQVDQRHIKDVQGVLRLFDTEFALKLYPDVLTSASCLDNNTLSSFLSSACLL; translated from the coding sequence ATGGAGCTCAATAACATCTTCGGCAGGCTTCTGCTGACATTGGGCTTCAAGTTCAACATTCgggctgcccgggcccgctggagcCGTCCAATGAACTCGTCACTCACTCCCCTAACAGACATGCTCTTATGCGTCGACCTAGACGAGGAAGGCGAGTACTTCGCTGATATGGGCTTCGGCGGTGGGCCGAACCCGTTCAAAGCGCTTCCTGTAGAAGGCGAGGCAGAGCCTTACCGTGCGCGCAGACTCGAAGAAGACGGTAACATCGAGGTGGCCATCAAGTGGACGGGACGCGATGGCGCATGGCCGACTTGGCGTCCCCTGTTTGACGTGTTTGCTCCACCGCAAAATTGGATCGACTTCGTCCCAGTGTACTGGTACTTGAAGCTGCACCCGCGATCGCTTCTCCGTCACACGCTCATGGTGGGGCGCTTCGATGACGATTCGTGGCTGATGCTAGTGGACGATCGCTTCTCTCGCCGCTCGACCATCGGGCAAGTGGACCAGCGTCACATCAAGGACGTGCAAGGAGTTCTTCGCCTCTTCGACACCGAGTTTGCTTTAAAACTGTATCCCGACGTGCTGACTTCGGCTAGTTGCTTGGACAACAATACCTTGTCGTCTTTTCTCAGTTCGGCTTGTCTCTTGTAG